CCGCTAAGCGAAAAAACCATGGGGAACAGCAATAAAACCAGTCTATGCATAAGCCACCTCAAACATCACATCTTAGTTAAGCATAATGTAAAACTGATAGATTGCTTAATTGAATACTATGCGGTTAATAACTCGTTACATAAAAACTTGTGGAAGAGCAATTAGCTATGTGAAGATGTGTTTGCTTTGTAACTTGTCGATGTGTTGAAAACTGAGGTTTAATTCAGGCTCCAACCAATAGAGCCCTATAACGAAAAAAGGCTGCACAATGTGCAGCCTTTTCGAATATGGCGGTGAGATAGGGATTTGAACCCTAGAGGGGCTACAAACCCCTGCCGGTTTTCAAGACCGGTGCTTTCGACCACTCAGCCATCTCACCAAACTTGTTCCCTTTGCTTGGGAACGAGGCGCATATTTAAGACAGATTCACAGCTTGTAAAGCCCTAATTTGAAGATTTTTAACGATAAAGAAGATAATTGTACTGTTTGATTAATTAACCTACGCAACTCGTTTAAAAAGTATAAGGCAACTCAATTTGCGAGGCACTCAACACTCGATTAATTCGATGTATTTATCCCATGTATCCTCACTTTAGGTTTCAAATTCGGCGCTATTAATTTACGAATAGATCAAGATAACTAGATAGCAGCCTTTTGAACTGCCTTCAGTTCAATTATAAAATCCGAATTACTAAGCAATTTCATCACTTTTTTTAGCTGCTTACCAAGATGTGGTTTGAGGTATCGACTAGCCTCATTGATTGACAGATCTTTTAGCAGTAGAAATATTGCAAGCGCATAAATATGCTCATTTTCACTGAGGTATCCACTGCGACCTGATTTCCACCCTTGAGAGTCTGCGTCGGCATATTGGCTAAAGTTAAATGCTGAGTTCGCCATAAATATCCCAAATCCCATAAAAGTCGCCGCAATATCTGTTGCAAACTCCCAATTCTCCCAACCGCCCGGTGGCTCATCTTTAGCAGTTGCTGTTAAATAGTGCGCAAGCTCATGTGCAAGCGTGGCAACCAATTGCATAGGTTGCCCTACTAAAACCGGATTGTAAGTAATAATCACTTTATCTGATGCAGTGGCTTGGAAAGTTCCATTAGGGCTAACTGGTGCATTTTGTATGGTAATACCCGCAGAAATTATAGGGTTGGCATCTTCTTATTGTGCTTCAGTTATGCAATTCCACGTTGCCATATTGGCGTGCAGCTTAACTGAATTAAACGTTGCTATAGCGGCGGCTTCTGCGTTATCTGCTTCAACAGGAAAATATGCTTTTGTCGGTAAGACTAAACTTGTTGCTTGGTAAAAATCTTCTCCGCCAAAATTACGCAACAACCAGCGATATGTCTCAATTTGAAATGTTTGATCTTCTCACGCAAGAAAGGGTTTGTTTTTAAATAAGTTAAACATCAATCCATTGAAGCTTGAATGTAATAATTTGATATTACAAAAACAATAAACAGAGGTCTATTGATAACCCCTGTTTGAATAATTAAAACGAAAAAAGGCTGCACAATGTGCAGCCTTTTCGAATATGGCGGTGAGATAGGGATTTGAACCCTAGAGGGGCTACAAACCCCTGCCGGTTTTCAAGACCGGTGCTTTCGACCACTCAGCCATCTCACCAAAATTGTTCCCTTTGCTTGGGAACGGTGCGCATAGTAAAGGGTGCCTACGCGCTTGTAAAGTGTTAATTGCAATAAAATTGCAATATCGTTCCGTTCGCTCACAAACTAATCAATAGCCATGTATTTTTCTACAATTTTACGAGTTGCAGGTACATTTATTAGCTTATTAATTTCTTTCTCTAGTGCAACATCATCAATTCTTTGCGACTGACGCAGCATAATTAATTGGCTTAGTTTATTGGCATCATAATTAGCCGCCGCTACAGGGTGTTTGTCTTTAACCGACATGAGCTGAGTAACGTTAGTGGCTTTTATCTGCACGGCAAGTGGCAACAAAACACTTTCAGGCAACTGCCATGTTTTTGCAATAATATAAGTAAGCTTAATTGAATACTTATCGATAATTTGCTTGAGCACTAAGGCATTTGGTCTGCAATCAGGATCAACCCAACTAAAGGCCTCTACCATCAATTGGAAAAGCACCATTTCACCAAGATTTCTAATTAAGCCGACAAAATAAGCGCTAGCAGCCGCTTCTGGAGCTTGGCGTTTAACTATTTCCTGCGTGAAATCAGCTGTATTTTGACTGTGCTGCCAAATTCGCTCACCGAACTGTTTGAAATAGGCACTGGTAACGGGCTTGTAACCATTTATGTAGCCATAAATCGCCCCTTCCAGCAGACCAGCAGTACCCACGGTAACAAACGCAGTTTTTAGATCAGTAATATCTTTGGTGCCACGTTTATATTTTGTTGTATTAGCCAACTTAATAACATCCGCAGCGATGGTTGGTTCTGCAGCAATAATTTTTAAAAGATAATCGGTATCAAAATCACCGGATGATAACTGATTAGCAAGATCGGTAATCGTCGCTGGCATCACTGGCAGCTCGTTAATAATTGCCTTTGCCTGTGTGGTAATGATTGTCTCAATTTGCTGTTTAACAAATTGACTGATTTCATCAACGTGACTGCCCGTCACTTCTGAATTAAATAAGTAATTGGTGAACGCTTGACCAAGTTCAAAACGAATAGAAGGTATAGAAGACGCTGATACGTTTTGTTGAGCTTCATTGGGTGAAGTAGCATCTACCTCCGTAGTTGCCTTGCTTTGGGCGAACGCTTCATAATTAGGTTTTTTCTGTGATTTAGCTAGCGTAGGAAAAGCTGATTTAATTAATTTACGAAACACAAAGATAAAGCCTGTGAATGATTGAAAACACTAACAATTCCATTGTCTACGAATAAGGTTTACAAATAGTGAATCCTTCAAGAAACTAATTGCTGCTTAATGAAATGATTTGCGAAACAGCGCGGAGAATAGTAACACAATCTGTAGGGACTATTTGTAAACAAAAAGTAAAAGATAAAAAAAAACCTCGCATTTGCGAGGTTTTAGAATATGGCGGTGAGATAGGGATTTGAACCCTAGAGGGGCTACAAACCCCTGCCGGTTTTCAAGACCGGTGCTTTCGACCACTCAGCCATCTCACCAAATTGTTCCCTTTGCTTGGGAACGAGGCGCATATTAAAGTGTTGATATTCGCTTGTAAAGCGTTAATGTTAAAATTAATTTTGTTTGCTTTCATTTTGAGCAAAGCTATTATTTTTAAAGCAAAAAGGCCAAAAATTAATGAATAAATGTCGCTGCCCTTGGCTAGATGAATCTAAACCAGATTATGTAAAGTACCATGATGAAGAATGGGGAGTACCTGTTAAAGAAGACCAAAAGCTTTTTGAGTTTCTCGTTTTAGAGTCGGCACAGGCAGGCTTAAGTTGGTATACCATATTGAAACGCCGTGAACACTATCGAACAGCCTTCGCAAATTACGATGTTAACGCGGTTAGCCAACTTACTGAGGATGACGTAGAAAAGTTAATGCTAAATGACGGTATTATTCGCAATCGCAAGAAAATAGAGGCTGCAATAAACAACGCCACCCGCTTTATTGAGATACAACAAGAATTTGGCAGCTTTGCCAACTATCAATGGTCGTTTGTAGGTAATAAAACCATAGTCAATGCCCCAAAACAATTAAGCGACTACCCCGTGACAACAGAAATTTCAGATAAGCTAGCGAAAGACATGAAAAAGCGCGGTTTTAAATTTCTCGGTTCAACAACTATTTACGCGCACATGCAAGCCTGTGGCATGGTTAACGATCATTCGGTAGACTGTTTCAGAAGAAAACAAATAATTGATCTCTTTCAGCAAGAAATAGCGTAGTAATTTTAAAATCTGCGTGCCATAATATGTCACGCATTGACAATCTGGGCTTGAACTTTTTGTTATTGCCCAAATCTACATAATTAGAAAATAAGTTCATAGAGGAAAGTTTATGCAAACAAATATGAATCTAGGTACTGCAAGTCAAAGTAGTGCTATTGAAATTAATAAGGTATTGCGAAATACCTACATGCTTTTAGGCATGACCTTAGCGTTTAGTGCGGTTACCGCTGGTGTTTCAATGGCCATGAATTTATCGCATATGGCTGCTTTAGTCATGACGCTTGTTGCTTTTGGTTTACTATTTGTTGTTAACAAGCAAGCAGACAAAGCCAACGGTATTTTCTGGATTTTTGCTTTCACTGGCTTAATGGGCGCCTCACTAGGGCCATTACTTAATATGTATGCTGCTCTACCTGGTGGCCCATCATTAATTATGCAAGCGTTAGGCGGCACGGCATTAATTTTCTTTGCTTTGTCAGGCTACGCACTAACAAGTAAGAAAGACTTCTCATTTATGGGTGGTTTCTTAATGGTTGGCTTAATTGTGGTATTAATCGCTGGTATCGCGAATATCTTCTTCGCTATTCCTGCAGTATCACTAGCGTTAAACGCTGCGATTGTGATGATTATGTCTGGTTTAATTTTATTCGATACTAGCCGCATTATTCACGGCGGTGAGCGCAACTATATTCGCGCTACAGTGTCGTTATACCTAAACATTTACAACTTGTTTGTTAGCCTACTTCAACTATTAGGCGCATTTAATTCAGACGATTAATTCTGAATTGATATTAATATATAATAAAGCCCCGTTTTAAAACGGGGCTTTTTTTATTTGCGACTTTTACTTTATGACAACGAGCTATTAGGAAATCTGTGTCTGTTTATACTTTGGTAGTGACTACCCCGCCCCATCAGAACAATACCGCCACGGTAATTGAATTTGCAGAATCAATTTTAACGGCTGGGCATCAAATTAATGGTATTTTTTTCTATCAAGACGGTGTGCTTAATGCGAGCACATTAACGTCAATACCTAACGATGAATTCCAAGCGCCAGCCGCTTTTGTGAAACTTCTTAACGATCACCAAGTAGCGCTACATTTGTGTATAACTGCGGGTGAGAAACGCGGTTTAACCGATCAAGATGGTGTAATAAATATAAATCCAGCATTTACCGTATCTGGTTTGGGAGAAATGGTAGAACTGACATCTACAGCAGATAAGGTGATTCAGTTATGAGTTCAACTTCACTAGCCGTTATTAATACGAAAGCGCCTTTTGCGACTAGTCATGGTAAAGATGCGTTAAATCTCGCACTTATCTTTGGCAGTTATGAGCAACAAATATCGCTATTTTTTATTGGCGATGGTGTTTTCCAGTTACTTCAACAGTGCGATGGTAATACGTTAAACGTAAAAGACTTTACCAAAACTTTCGCGGCATTGTCGTTCTACGATATAGAAAACGTTTATGTCAGCCAAGAATCATTAACTAAACGCTCATTAAACAATAGCTTATTAATTGATGGCGTAGAGGTTTTATCTGATGATGTAATTCAGCAACATCTTAGTCAACACAGCGCAGTGTTAACATTCTAAAGGTTTATCAATGGCAAGTTTGCACCTTATCCGATCATCTTCATTTAGCAGCGATAGCTTTACGAATGCGTTAACTGTGATGAAAAGTAGTGACCGAATTATTTTATTAGACGACGGCGTTTACAGCGTTAATCACCCTATCCTACAAAACGCTTTAGCCTTAGTTGGCAAAGAAAGCCTTTTTGTGATCGAGCATCACTACTTGGCAAGAGGTTTAGTGACTGATGATGCGTTGAATTTTATCTCAATGGCCGCACTCGTTGCACTGACTGAATCTGCAAATCAAATTATTACATGGCAATAGTATGCAATTTAACAATCAAACAATAGAACTCGATAAACACGGCTATTTAATCGATTTTCAACAATGGAGTGAGGAACTCGCACCTGAATTGGCAAAACAAGACGATGTAGAGTTGACCGAGGCGCATTGGGAAGTGATCCGCTTTGTGCGCGAATTTTATGTGAAATTTAACACTTCGCCAGCAATTCGCGCGCTAACTAAGGCAATGAAAGAAGAATTCGGTGAAGAAAAGGCAAACAGCCGTTACTTGTATCGATTGTTTCCCGAGGGGCCTGCAAAACAAGCAACAAAATACGCAGGCTTACCAAAACCTGCGCGTTGTATTTAGTTTGCTAAGGTCAGTGAACAATTTAAGCAAAACTTAGACTCTGATATTAATATTATTACCCGAGCTCGCTGTCGGCGGGCTTACTTGGCCACCAGCAAGGCTAGACTCGATGAGATCAACAGCGATCTGGCCTTCCACTTCTGTTTGACTATTTTCTCGCTGTGCACCTTTTACTTCGAGTGCGTTTCCGCCATCCACATTCACTGGTGTTGAAGAACCGATGGTTAAAGCCATAACTACCTCTCATTACATGACAATGTTAACACGTTAGTGTCCCTGTTCTATTTATCGGAAAAACTACGCAAAGCTTTAGCATTTATGATGGCTAACTCAGTGAATATTTCCTTAAAACCACTTTGACTATTTTTAAATAGGCAGCTAAAGCTTCAACACATACAAAAAAAGCGCCGAAGCGCTTTTTTAATCGTGAACCATAGATGAAAGCTTATGCTGCGGGTAAGTTTGGTACAAAGATACCCGCCATTTCTTGCATAACACGTACAACTTGGCAACTGTAGCCAAATTCATTGTCGTACCATACGTATAATACGGCGCGATCTTCATCAACAATGGTTGCTTGAGAATCAACAACACCCGCATAACGAGAACCAACTAAATCCGTTGATACAATTTCAGTTGACGCTGTGTAATCTACTTGGTTCTGCAAATCTGAGTTTAATGAAATATCACGTAGGTAATCATTTAAACCATCAGTGGTAGTTGCTTCTTTAAGGTTTAAATTCATGATTGCCATAGAAACATTTGGCGTAGGAACGCGAATCGCGTTACCTGTTAACAAACCTTTTAATTCAGGCAATGCTTTAGCAACCGCTTTAGCTGCACCTGTAGAAGTAATAACCATGTTAAGTGGCGCACTGCGACCACGACGCGGCGACTTGTGGTAGTTATCAATTAAGTTTTGGTCGTTAGTGTACGAGTGAACCGTTTCTACGTGGCCGTTTTTAATACCAAACTTATCGTTTACCGCTTTAAGTACAGGTGTGATTGCATTGGTTGTACAACTAGCCGCTGACACAATTTTATCTTCAGCTAAGATCATATCGTGGTTTACACCGTAAACAATGTTCTTGATATCACCTTTAGCTGGTGCCGTTAATAATACTTTAGCCACACCGTTTGATTGCAAGTGCTGGCCTAGACCTTCTTCGTCTGACCAAATACCTGTATTATCAACTACTAGCGCATTGTTAATACCGTATGCAGTGTAATCAACATCAGCTGGTGATTTTGCGTAGATAACTTGAATGAAAGCACCGTTAGCTTTGATAACGTTGTTTTCTTCATCAATAGTAATACTACCGTTAAACGAACCATGTACAGAATCGCGACGAAGTAAGCTAGCACGTTTCGCTAAATCACCTTCTTTACCTGGGCGAATAACAATGGCGCGTAAACGTAATTTTGACGAAGGGCCCGTTTTTTCAATTAATAAACGAGCAAGTAAACGACCGATACGGCCAAAACCATAAAGCACAACATCTTGCGCTGCTGGCTCTTCACTATTGACAGCTAAACTGTCAGCAAGTTCTTTTTCTAAGTACTGCTCAATCGTTAAACCATTCGCACCACCTAAAAATAGGTAATTGTAAGCAAGTTTACCAATATCAACGCGCGCTGGTGATAATGACATCTTGGTTAACGCTTCTAAAAATGGGAAACTCTCACGTAAGCGTAATTTACTTTCTTCGTGTAATGCGACAGACTTGTGTGCTTTGACGATATCAATGGCCGAAGCATTAACGAGAGAACGACCATAAACAGCAACTTCAATTCCTTTGTTGCGGAATAGTTGGCTGATAATAGGTAACATATTTTCGGCGAATGTTTGGCGCTCTTGCCAGCTTGCTTGATATTGTTCCTCAAGATGAGAAGTCATTACTTAAACCTTATATTTCCATGAAGTGATCGTTTGACTATTATCAATGTTTTAATATGACGTTATGATTAATAATAGCTACTTGCTTGATGCGGCGGACATTGTAATGCACAGTGAAAGTTTTCGCTACCACCTACATAAAAATTTCCAAGTTTACTTGAGTATTAAATGAAGCATTTACCCTTACTACTACTTTCTCCTTTGCTGCTAATGGCTTGCGATACAGGACCAGATCTCGCGAAAATATGCAAAGAATCGCCAGCTATGTGCGAAGAGTTTATTGAAGATACTTGGTGTAAGAAAGAACGTGTAAAAACAATTTATCACAACTACGCACTTACACAGACAGGTGCAGATAAGCAAAAGTTCGATTTGTTAATCGCTTACGAAGAGTATGCTGCTTGTATGGATCACGCTTCGCAAATAGAACATATCAAACTCAAGTACAAAAAACGTAACCGTATTGATAATGCAATAAAAGCAAAAGAGCGTATCAAGCAGCTAAGTGAAGAAACACTGCGCTCTGAACACCCCGAGTTATTGTTTTATCACTGGTCACGGTATTTAAATGAAGGCGCGCTCGCAAAATTTTTAGCGATGGAAGGAAGTAAAGCATTAGAAACCGCGGCTTCACAATTTAACTTGGCCACTTATTATATTAAACGCGATCCTGATAAAACCTTAGATCTGCTATTTCATGCATTGGAATTGCAACCCGATGATTCGCCTGTAAACACTGAGATATTCAAGTCAATTACGACAATATTTACTGATAAAGAGGAGTTTAAACAGGCATATATTTGGCTAAAAATACTCACCCTTTACGATCCTGAAGATATTGATAGTAGTGAGCAAGGATTAATGGCATTTGCGCAGTTCCATAAGTTGGATGCTGACTTTCTCGATAAGGTCGCGAGCGCAACCTTAGATAAGATCACCGATGGTACCTTTACTGCTCCACGCCATTAGGAGCAGTAAAGGTGTTCTCTATTCCCGAAGGTGCTAGCTATTATTCGTCGTTTGATTAGTCTGAACTAAAGCTCTTGTTCAAAAACCAAACTCAAAGAGTTCACGCAATAACGCTTACCCGTAGGCGCAGGGCCGTCATCAAATACATGGCCAAGGTGTGAGTCACAATGCTTACACTGAATTTCAACCCTTACCATATTGTGAGTCAAATCTTCCAAGTACGCGACATTATCATCTAAACAATCGTAAAAACTTGGCCAACCGCACCCAGCATTAAATTTTGTTGCTGACGAAAACAATGGCCGTTCACAACAGGCACAATGGTAATTCCCTTCAAGCCAGTGATCATTATATTTGCCCGTAAAAGGCCGTTCAGTCGCCGCTAAGCGACACACAGCATAAGCTTCTGGACTCAATTTATCTTTATAATGATCTTGGCTCATATTCTGCCTACTAAATTTTTTGAATTGCGCGTTCTTGCGATGACCATTCAACGTGATACCTCTTACCCACTGCTTTATCTAAACGTTCAAACGTATGGGCACCAAAGAAATCACGCTGTCCCTGCAATAAGTTTGCTGGCAACACTGCTGAGCGCATTGAATCGTAGTACGACAATGATGAAGACAACGCCCCTGCCGGAATACCCATCAAAGTAATTTCAGCAACCGCCTGACGCCAGTTCGCTTGGTATTTATTAAGCTGTTCAACAAAGAATTCATCGAGGAATAAGTTCTCTAACTCTTCGTTGCGCTCAAACGCTTCAGTAATTGGTTGTAAGAATACAGCACGAATAATACAGCCTGCACGCCATATTTTAGCGATGCTGGCAAAGTCTAGTGTCCAATTATGTTCTTTGGCTGCAAGTTTCATTAACTGGAAGCCTTGCGCGTATGCACAAATCTTTGCACAGTAAATCGCGTCATGTAGTCGCATGGTAAATGCTTGTTTGTCTTCATCAGAAAGCGTTTTCTGGGTAGGGCCTTGTAAAAGTTCAGATGCGGTAACACGCATGTCTTTGAAAGAAGAAATTGAACGTGCATATACAGCCTGAGAAATTGTTGGCGCCGGGCACCCTACTTCTAAACTACTTACCGCTGTCCACAAACCAGTACCTTTTTGGCCAGCTTTATCCAGAATTAAATCAACTAGCGGTGTTTCCTCTTCAATCTTGTGACGTAAAACTTCCACTGAGATTTCCATTAGGTAGCTATCTAATGGACCTTGGTTCCACTGTTCGAAGGTATCAGCAATTTCATCGCAGCTCATGCCTAAGCCATTTCGTAGTACATGATACGCTTCACAGATAATTTGCATATCTGCGTATTCAATACCATTGTGCACCATTTTTACGTAGTGACCTGCACCTGCTGGGCCAATATAGGCTGCACATGGGTCGCCGCCTTCTATTATTTGGCCTGGCTCAACACGCTCAATTGGCTTACCGGTTTTAGGGTCTACCTTGGCAGAGATAGCCTCCCAAATTGGCTTGATGCGAGTCCACGCATACGGAGAACCACTTGGCATAAGCGCAGGACCAAATCTTGCACCAACTTCACCGCCAGATACCGCTGACGAGAATAAAATAAATTGATTTTTGTAACGCTCTTCGCGCTCAACCGTATCAGCCCATAAGCTATTACCAGTATCGATAACAATATCGTCTGGTTGAATACCGGCGCCTATCAAGCTCTCGCAAACTTGATCTACTGGCTCACCAGCGGGAACAGAAAGAACAATTAAATGAGGGGCTTTTAGTTGTGAGAGGAGTTCAGTGTAAGACGAGCAACCATAAACACGTTGGCTATCTGTTTTGTTTTCTTCCTTGTCTTGCTCAATTGCATCATTTACTTTCTCTTGGCTTAAATCAAAAGCAGCAATTTTATAGCCGTTATCAGCAAGATTAAGTACAAGGTTTTTACCCATTACACCTAAGCCGATAAAGCCGATGTCACACAATGCTTTCTCTTGTGTCATATTCTAATTCCGAGGGTTAATACAGTGGATGTCGGCGCATCAATGCGCCATGTTTCCACTATTTTATCATGGGAATTTCCATAACGCTTCAGTTAAAACGTATAAAGCTGTTAATTTTTCTTGGTTTTTTAGTAACAATCCGAAATTTAATTTAACTAAATTACATAACCAAGTGTTTTACTCTTGTATTTTTTATTTATTGGTGTAATTTTACTACATTAATAAAATTCAGGAATTCACATGACTATTAAAGTTGGTATAAACGGCTTTGGTCGCATCGGCCGTTTTGTATTTAGAGCGGCGCAAGAACGCCAAGATATTGAAATTGTCGGCATTAACGACTTAATTGACGTAGATTACATGGCTTACATGCTTAAATATGATTCAACTCATGGTCGCTTTAACGGTCAAGTTGATGTCGTTGATGGCAATTTAGTGGTAAATGGTCAAACAGTTCGTGTCACCGCTGAACGCGATCCAGAGCAGTTAAAGTGGAATGACATTGGAGCGGATGTAGTTGTTGAGGCAACAGGTTTGTTCTTAACTGATGAAACGGCACGCAAACACATTAAAGCTGGCGCTAAAAAAGTTGTCATGTCGGCACCGTCTAAAGACGCCACACCAATGTTTGTTATGGGCGTAAACCATAGCGAATATCAAGGTGAAGATGTGGTATCGAATGCTTCTTGTACCACCAACTGTTTGGCACCGATTGCTAAAGTGCTCAATGACAATTGGGGCATTACAGACGGTTTGATGACTACGGTTCATGCTACAACGGCAACCCAAAAAACCGTCGATGGTCCTTCTGCAAAAGACTGGCGTGGTGGCCGCGGTGCGGGTCAAAATATTATTCCATCTTCAACAGGTGCCGCAAAAGCCGTTGGGAAAGTGATTCCTGAATTAAATGGCAAGCTAACGGGCATGGCTTTTCGTGTGCCAACGCCAAATGTGTCAGTTGTCGACTTAACGGTCAACCTTGCTAAACCGGCAAGTTATGAAGAAATCTGCACGGCAATGAAAACTGCTGCACAAGGTGAACTAGCGGGCGTTTTGGGTTACACAGAAGACCAAGTAGTTTCAAATGACTTCATCGGAGAAAAGTGCACTTCAGTATTTGATGCTGGTGCAGGTATTGCCTTAACAGATACCTTCGTCAAAGTTGTATCTTGGTATGACAACGAAATTGGCTACTCAAATAAAGTACTCGATTTAGTTGCATACATCGCCAAGTAAACGACAGCGAAACAAGCAAGTCAAACAAAGTTAGATTTGCGCTAATTTAATACTTAGAAAAGTCGGCACTCGCCGACTTTTTTGTTAACTATTAAGCAATTATTCTATTCATCTACTATCTTCAGGCTATAGGCGAACTCGCTCGTCTTATTAAGCATTGCAAAAGTGCTTACAAAACGTTGTGAACAAAGCCAGAGAGGAAGATATGCAGAAAAACAAACCAAGCAAGGTAGCCAGTAACCAAGTAAACTCCCCTCAGCGCAAAACAAGAGAGTCACTTAAAGCTCATTCCCCTTCTTCCAATGCGACCACCACA
This Thalassotalea euphylliae DNA region includes the following protein-coding sequences:
- a CDS encoding DNA-3-methyladenine glycosylase I — protein: MNKCRCPWLDESKPDYVKYHDEEWGVPVKEDQKLFEFLVLESAQAGLSWYTILKRREHYRTAFANYDVNAVSQLTEDDVEKLMLNDGIIRNRKKIEAAINNATRFIEIQQEFGSFANYQWSFVGNKTIVNAPKQLSDYPVTTEISDKLAKDMKKRGFKFLGSTTIYAHMQACGMVNDHSVDCFRRKQIIDLFQQEIA
- the tusC gene encoding sulfurtransferase complex subunit TusC, giving the protein MSSTSLAVINTKAPFATSHGKDALNLALIFGSYEQQISLFFIGDGVFQLLQQCDGNTLNVKDFTKTFAALSFYDIENVYVSQESLTKRSLNNSLLIDGVEVLSDDVIQQHLSQHSAVLTF
- the tusD gene encoding sulfurtransferase complex subunit TusD, coding for MSVYTLVVTTPPHQNNTATVIEFAESILTAGHQINGIFFYQDGVLNASTLTSIPNDEFQAPAAFVKLLNDHQVALHLCITAGEKRGLTDQDGVININPAFTVSGLGEMVELTSTADKVIQL
- the tusB gene encoding sulfurtransferase complex subunit TusB — translated: MASLHLIRSSSFSSDSFTNALTVMKSSDRIILLDDGVYSVNHPILQNALALVGKESLFVIEHHYLARGLVTDDALNFISMAALVALTESANQIITWQ
- the msrB gene encoding peptide-methionine (R)-S-oxide reductase MsrB — translated: MSQDHYKDKLSPEAYAVCRLAATERPFTGKYNDHWLEGNYHCACCERPLFSSATKFNAGCGWPSFYDCLDDNVAYLEDLTHNMVRVEIQCKHCDSHLGHVFDDGPAPTGKRYCVNSLSLVFEQEL
- a CDS encoding Bax inhibitor-1/YccA family protein encodes the protein MQTNMNLGTASQSSAIEINKVLRNTYMLLGMTLAFSAVTAGVSMAMNLSHMAALVMTLVAFGLLFVVNKQADKANGIFWIFAFTGLMGASLGPLLNMYAALPGGPSLIMQALGGTALIFFALSGYALTSKKDFSFMGGFLMVGLIVVLIAGIANIFFAIPAVSLALNAAIVMIMSGLILFDTSRIIHGGERNYIRATVSLYLNIYNLFVSLLQLLGAFNSDD
- a CDS encoding DUF2989 domain-containing protein, which gives rise to MKHLPLLLLSPLLLMACDTGPDLAKICKESPAMCEEFIEDTWCKKERVKTIYHNYALTQTGADKQKFDLLIAYEEYAACMDHASQIEHIKLKYKKRNRIDNAIKAKERIKQLSEETLRSEHPELLFYHWSRYLNEGALAKFLAMEGSKALETAASQFNLATYYIKRDPDKTLDLLFHALELQPDDSPVNTEIFKSITTIFTDKEEFKQAYIWLKILTLYDPEDIDSSEQGLMAFAQFHKLDADFLDKVASATLDKITDGTFTAPRH
- a CDS encoding glyceraldehyde-3-phosphate dehydrogenase — encoded protein: MTSHLEEQYQASWQERQTFAENMLPIISQLFRNKGIEVAVYGRSLVNASAIDIVKAHKSVALHEESKLRLRESFPFLEALTKMSLSPARVDIGKLAYNYLFLGGANGLTIEQYLEKELADSLAVNSEEPAAQDVVLYGFGRIGRLLARLLIEKTGPSSKLRLRAIVIRPGKEGDLAKRASLLRRDSVHGSFNGSITIDEENNVIKANGAFIQVIYAKSPADVDYTAYGINNALVVDNTGIWSDEEGLGQHLQSNGVAKVLLTAPAKGDIKNIVYGVNHDMILAEDKIVSAASCTTNAITPVLKAVNDKFGIKNGHVETVHSYTNDQNLIDNYHKSPRRGRSAPLNMVITSTGAAKAVAKALPELKGLLTGNAIRVPTPNVSMAIMNLNLKEATTTDGLNDYLRDISLNSDLQNQVDYTASTEIVSTDLVGSRYAGVVDSQATIVDEDRAVLYVWYDNEFGYSCQVVRVMQEMAGIFVPNLPAA
- a CDS encoding TusE/DsrC/DsvC family sulfur relay protein codes for the protein MQFNNQTIELDKHGYLIDFQQWSEELAPELAKQDDVELTEAHWEVIRFVREFYVKFNTSPAIRALTKAMKEEFGEEKANSRYLYRLFPEGPAKQATKYAGLPKPARCI
- a CDS encoding HDOD domain-containing protein, with amino-acid sequence MFRKLIKSAFPTLAKSQKKPNYEAFAQSKATTEVDATSPNEAQQNVSASSIPSIRFELGQAFTNYLFNSEVTGSHVDEISQFVKQQIETIITTQAKAIINELPVMPATITDLANQLSSGDFDTDYLLKIIAAEPTIAADVIKLANTTKYKRGTKDITDLKTAFVTVGTAGLLEGAIYGYINGYKPVTSAYFKQFGERIWQHSQNTADFTQEIVKRQAPEAAASAYFVGLIRNLGEMVLFQLMVEAFSWVDPDCRPNALVLKQIIDKYSIKLTYIIAKTWQLPESVLLPLAVQIKATNVTQLMSVKDKHPVAAANYDANKLSQLIMLRQSQRIDDVALEKEINKLINVPATRKIVEKYMAID
- the gndA gene encoding NADP-dependent phosphogluconate dehydrogenase — encoded protein: MTQEKALCDIGFIGLGVMGKNLVLNLADNGYKIAAFDLSQEKVNDAIEQDKEENKTDSQRVYGCSSYTELLSQLKAPHLIVLSVPAGEPVDQVCESLIGAGIQPDDIVIDTGNSLWADTVEREERYKNQFILFSSAVSGGEVGARFGPALMPSGSPYAWTRIKPIWEAISAKVDPKTGKPIERVEPGQIIEGGDPCAAYIGPAGAGHYVKMVHNGIEYADMQIICEAYHVLRNGLGMSCDEIADTFEQWNQGPLDSYLMEISVEVLRHKIEEETPLVDLILDKAGQKGTGLWTAVSSLEVGCPAPTISQAVYARSISSFKDMRVTASELLQGPTQKTLSDEDKQAFTMRLHDAIYCAKICAYAQGFQLMKLAAKEHNWTLDFASIAKIWRAGCIIRAVFLQPITEAFERNEELENLFLDEFFVEQLNKYQANWRQAVAEITLMGIPAGALSSSLSYYDSMRSAVLPANLLQGQRDFFGAHTFERLDKAVGKRYHVEWSSQERAIQKI